One window from the genome of Pelodictyon luteolum DSM 273 encodes:
- a CDS encoding DUF2934 domain-containing protein, whose translation MSNKRNEEMPEQQVNREEEVRLAAYYLWEQKGRRIGCEVEDWLEAEQCLMQ comes from the coding sequence ATGTCGAACAAGAGAAACGAAGAGATGCCCGAACAACAGGTCAACAGGGAAGAGGAAGTCAGGCTTGCGGCTTACTACCTCTGGGAACAGAAAGGCAGGAGGATCGGTTGCGAGGTTGAGGACTGGCTTGAGGCCGAACAATGCCTTATGCAGTAG
- a CDS encoding NUDIX hydrolase, with translation MRLKNSRKSDECLNSRKSDECLNSRKSDECLNSRKSDECLNSRKSDECLNSRKSDECLNSRKSDEECTGSDEPQPWTILGTEYLHREPWLTLRRDRVKLQNGKVIDDYFVQEFPPWVNVIAVCENGRIVLIRQYRHGIGKVYYELPAGVHDREGESLLEAARRELREETGYGGGRWTRWMELSANPALQDNISTTFLAEGVKALGSQELDATEEISVTSVTPEDLLRIIDNGQMVQALHTAPLLRYLMTGGNGGLGRGSFGKENG, from the coding sequence ATGAGGCTGAAAAACAGCCGGAAGTCCGATGAATGTCTGAACAGCCGGAAGTCCGATGAATGTCTGAACAGCCGGAAGTCCGATGAATGTCTGAACAGCCGGAAGTCTGATGAATGTCTGAACAGCCGGAAGTCTGATGAATGTCTGAACAGCCGGAAGTCTGATGAATGTCTGAACAGCCGGAAGTCCGATGAAGAATGCACTGGAAGCGATGAACCGCAGCCGTGGACGATCCTCGGCACCGAGTACCTGCACAGGGAACCGTGGTTGACCCTGCGTCGCGATCGAGTAAAGCTCCAGAATGGCAAAGTCATCGACGACTATTTCGTGCAGGAATTTCCCCCGTGGGTCAATGTCATCGCCGTGTGCGAAAACGGCCGCATCGTGCTCATCCGCCAGTACCGCCACGGTATCGGGAAAGTCTATTATGAACTGCCCGCCGGTGTACACGACCGGGAGGGCGAAAGCCTGCTTGAGGCTGCCCGTCGTGAACTACGGGAGGAGACAGGCTACGGCGGAGGCCGCTGGACCCGGTGGATGGAGCTCAGCGCCAACCCGGCGCTACAGGATAATATCTCAACGACCTTCCTTGCCGAAGGAGTGAAAGCACTCGGCAGCCAGGAACTCGATGCCACCGAGGAGATTTCGGTCACATCCGTCACCCCCGAAGACCTCTTGAGAATCATCGACAATGGCCAGATGGTGCAGGCACTCCACACAGCCCCGCTGCTCCGCTATCTCATGACAGGCGGAAACGGCGGACTCGGCAGAGGGAGCTTCGGAAAGGAGAACGGATGA
- the metF gene encoding methylenetetrahydrofolate reductase [NAD(P)H], with protein sequence MLVKEILNTAEKPVFSFEFFPPKKDEDWETLFDTIKALSPLNPSYVSVTYGAGGSTRTRTHDLVTRIQKETGLSVVSHLTCIASSREETGIILENYRRHGINNVLALRGDKPAGAATLAEAIKDFPHAIDLVGFIKSNYPDFGVGVAGFPEGHPETPNRLTEIEYLKEKVDAGADYIVTQLFFDNRDFFDFRDRCRLAGITVPIIAGIMPVTTKKGMIRMSELALGARIPAPLQEKVMAASSEGEVASIGIEWATCQVQELVDNHVRGIHFYTLNMADATLRIFRNLHA encoded by the coding sequence ATGCTGGTCAAAGAGATCCTGAACACGGCCGAAAAGCCGGTATTCAGTTTTGAGTTCTTCCCCCCGAAAAAAGATGAAGATTGGGAGACGCTGTTCGACACCATCAAAGCTCTCTCCCCCCTGAACCCTTCCTATGTCAGCGTCACATACGGCGCAGGCGGTTCAACCCGTACCCGCACCCATGATCTGGTGACCCGCATCCAGAAAGAAACCGGCCTGTCGGTCGTTTCACACCTGACCTGCATCGCTTCAAGCAGGGAAGAGACCGGAATCATCCTCGAAAACTACCGCCGGCACGGCATCAACAATGTCCTAGCCCTCAGGGGCGACAAGCCTGCCGGAGCCGCCACGCTTGCTGAAGCCATAAAGGATTTCCCCCACGCCATCGACCTGGTAGGGTTCATAAAATCCAACTACCCCGACTTCGGTGTCGGCGTAGCAGGGTTCCCCGAAGGCCATCCCGAAACGCCAAACAGGCTTACGGAAATAGAGTATCTGAAGGAAAAAGTAGATGCCGGTGCAGACTACATCGTCACCCAGCTTTTCTTTGACAACCGGGACTTTTTCGATTTCAGGGACCGCTGCAGACTTGCAGGCATCACGGTACCGATCATTGCCGGCATCATGCCGGTGACGACGAAGAAAGGCATGATCAGAATGTCCGAACTCGCTCTCGGTGCACGGATTCCCGCTCCTCTTCAGGAAAAAGTGATGGCTGCCTCAAGCGAGGGCGAAGTTGCCTCGATCGGCATAGAGTGGGCAACCTGTCAGGTCCAGGAGCTTGTCGACAACCATGTCCGCGGCATCCATTTCTACACCCTGAACATGGCCGACGCCACCCTCAGGATCTTCAGGAACCTCCACGCCTGA
- a CDS encoding ABC transporter permease, producing MKPDTLPSAYRPDPAQKPKGRGWFIPSALAIFLIILFRESQLVALSFRSLMTSGALLLIDPSALGSIFTPEITAFWIAAFYLILAPAILGLILWKQRSNKNQQEARPEEESLRNISLRAFMRQKIALYASAIIFVLYSVAFLAPFLAPFSPYDQQDFLVTAYKPPLTELEALVLKQSKTLEIPLQEGSGIAVDLANSLVTDFRALKTRNLPNAIRFVDEYRIENGTVTYRQGMRTKTMPVEELKDPLHPALSRTFVLGTDQYGRDILSRLIYGSRISLSIGFLVVLISVTLGTVVGVTSGYFGGWIDAVSMRIVDVLIAFPALFLILIIIATFGNSIYLIVITLSFTGWMGVARIVRSQVLSLKEQEFILAARSLGLSHLRIIFRHLAPNTLTPVIIAATLRIGSIILTEAGLSFLGLGVQPPVPSWGNIINEGRDSLLNHWWISTFPGIAILITVVCFNLIGDGVRDALDPRMRGQDA from the coding sequence GTGAAACCAGATACCCTTCCGTCGGCATACAGGCCAGATCCCGCCCAGAAGCCAAAGGGCCGGGGATGGTTTATTCCATCGGCACTCGCCATTTTCCTCATCATCCTTTTTAGGGAATCGCAGCTCGTCGCCCTCAGCTTCCGCTCCCTCATGACGTCCGGAGCCCTTCTGCTCATTGACCCCTCGGCCCTCGGCAGCATCTTCACCCCCGAAATAACGGCGTTCTGGATTGCAGCGTTCTACCTCATTCTTGCACCCGCCATCCTCGGCCTGATCCTCTGGAAACAAAGATCGAATAAAAACCAGCAGGAAGCCCGTCCCGAAGAAGAAAGCCTCAGGAACATCAGCCTCAGGGCCTTCATGCGGCAGAAAATCGCCCTTTATGCATCGGCCATCATTTTCGTGCTCTATTCCGTGGCATTTCTTGCCCCGTTTCTCGCTCCGTTCAGCCCTTACGACCAGCAGGATTTCCTCGTCACCGCATACAAGCCTCCCCTGACCGAGCTTGAGGCACTTGTGCTCAAGCAGTCGAAAACCCTTGAAATCCCCCTGCAGGAAGGAAGCGGCATAGCCGTCGACCTCGCCAACAGCCTCGTTACGGACTTCCGTGCCCTCAAAACCCGGAACCTCCCCAATGCCATCCGCTTTGTCGATGAATACCGGATTGAAAACGGAACCGTCACCTACCGCCAGGGCATGCGGACAAAGACAATGCCGGTCGAAGAGCTCAAAGACCCCCTGCACCCCGCCCTCAGCCGGACATTCGTTCTCGGAACAGACCAGTACGGGCGCGACATCCTGAGCCGGCTCATATACGGTTCACGCATCTCGCTCTCGATCGGGTTTCTGGTCGTATTGATCTCCGTGACCCTCGGTACCGTTGTGGGCGTTACATCGGGCTACTTCGGGGGATGGATCGATGCGGTCTCGATGCGCATCGTCGATGTCCTGATTGCTTTTCCTGCGCTCTTTCTCATCCTCATCATCATCGCGACCTTCGGCAACTCCATCTACCTCATCGTCATCACCCTCTCATTTACCGGCTGGATGGGCGTAGCGCGCATTGTCCGCAGCCAGGTACTCTCCTTGAAGGAACAGGAGTTCATTCTCGCAGCACGCTCGCTCGGGCTTTCGCACCTGCGGATCATTTTCCGGCACCTAGCCCCCAACACCCTCACCCCTGTCATCATCGCCGCTACCCTGCGCATCGGCAGCATCATCCTCACCGAAGCGGGGCTCTCGTTTCTCGGCCTCGGGGTCCAGCCTCCCGTTCCAAGCTGGGGGAACATCATCAACGAAGGGCGCGACAGCCTGCTGAACCACTGGTGGATATCGACCTTCCCCGGCATCGCCATCCTCATCACCGTCGTCTGCTTCAACCTGATCGGAGACGGGGTGCGCGATGCCCTTGACCCGAGAATGCGGGGGCAGGACGCATGA
- the lysA gene encoding diaminopimelate decarboxylase, producing the protein MLDRTAFHYDNGALFCEGVALKDLASRWGTPLYVTSKHSIEDRYREFEAAFSGLEHFTCYSVKANFNLSVIKTLGDLGCGCDVNSAGELFRALKAGVPGSRIIFAGVGKRPDEISYALLSGVLMLKAESLSELRAIDAIAAERGLTAPVALRINPNVTAETHPYITTGDSKEKFGIDEAELPEVFSLLGELQHVRLVGLDMHIGSQIFDPEFYVAAITKLLDIFNYSRSKGFGVEFLDIGGGFPATYDPMKPETPLDRFADKIIPMLKPTGVKVIFEPGRFLLANASVLLTRILYRKRNHTGKEFFVVDGGMTELIRPALYQSHHEVLSVTRHDETVVADVVGPICESSDFFARQRAIGDAPEGELLAVMTVGAYGAVMSSNYNGRLRPAEVMVEGSDVQVIRRRESFEQLIQNEV; encoded by the coding sequence TTGCTTGACCGCACTGCATTCCACTACGACAACGGAGCGCTCTTCTGTGAAGGCGTCGCCCTTAAAGATTTGGCCTCCAGGTGGGGGACCCCTCTCTACGTCACTTCGAAGCATAGCATCGAAGACCGGTACCGCGAATTTGAAGCGGCTTTTTCCGGTCTTGAACACTTCACATGCTATTCGGTGAAGGCCAATTTCAATCTCAGTGTCATAAAGACCCTTGGCGATCTTGGATGCGGGTGCGACGTCAATTCCGCCGGTGAGCTGTTCCGAGCCCTTAAGGCCGGGGTTCCCGGCAGCCGGATCATTTTCGCCGGTGTCGGCAAACGCCCCGATGAGATTTCCTACGCGCTTCTGAGCGGTGTGCTCATGCTGAAAGCCGAGTCGCTCTCGGAGCTCCGGGCAATCGATGCCATTGCCGCAGAACGAGGCCTCACGGCACCTGTTGCCCTGCGCATCAACCCCAATGTCACCGCTGAAACCCACCCCTACATCACGACCGGCGACAGCAAGGAGAAGTTCGGCATCGACGAGGCTGAACTTCCCGAGGTGTTCTCGCTTCTCGGTGAGCTGCAGCATGTCCGCCTGGTGGGGCTCGACATGCATATCGGATCGCAGATTTTTGACCCCGAGTTCTATGTCGCAGCCATTACCAAACTGCTCGATATCTTCAATTATTCACGCAGTAAGGGCTTTGGGGTGGAGTTCCTTGACATCGGTGGCGGGTTCCCTGCAACCTACGACCCGATGAAACCCGAGACCCCGCTCGACCGCTTTGCCGACAAGATCATTCCGATGCTGAAGCCTACCGGCGTGAAGGTTATTTTTGAGCCGGGCAGGTTTCTGCTTGCCAATGCTTCTGTGCTCCTGACCAGGATTCTGTACCGGAAGCGCAACCATACCGGGAAGGAGTTCTTTGTTGTCGACGGCGGCATGACGGAGCTGATCCGTCCGGCGCTGTACCAGTCGCATCATGAGGTGCTCAGCGTGACCCGTCATGATGAAACGGTTGTTGCCGATGTGGTGGGTCCGATCTGCGAGTCCAGTGACTTTTTTGCGCGCCAGCGTGCCATCGGCGATGCCCCTGAAGGCGAGCTGCTTGCCGTGATGACGGTCGGCGCTTATGGCGCGGTGATGTCAAGCAACTACAATGGACGGCTTCGTCCTGCCGAGGTTATGGTGGAGGGGAGTGACGTGCAGGTCATCCGCCGCCGTGAAAGCTTTGAACAGCTGATTCAGAATGAAGTGTAG
- a CDS encoding 50S ribosomal protein L25/general stress protein Ctc — protein METIVLGVAPREIKKNAAGKLRKTGEVPAVVYHKGEATIAVSVNEIALNKLVHSAESHIIDLKFPDGNVKRSFIKDVQFDPVTDRVIHTDFQLVSANEVIEMDVPVAVEGDAIGVEKGGKLQIIRHSLTVKGKPGDMPAHVTIDVTALEIGHSIHVREIPATAFPGLEIMDDRDTPVVTVLASKKEAEATEAVAGATPEGAA, from the coding sequence ATGGAAACAATAGTACTCGGGGTCGCTCCTCGTGAAATCAAGAAGAATGCAGCTGGAAAGCTCCGCAAAACTGGCGAAGTGCCTGCCGTCGTCTACCATAAAGGTGAGGCAACCATTGCGGTGAGCGTCAATGAAATTGCGCTCAACAAATTGGTGCACTCGGCAGAATCGCACATCATCGACCTGAAATTCCCTGACGGGAACGTCAAGCGCTCCTTCATCAAGGACGTGCAGTTCGACCCCGTCACCGACAGAGTCATCCACACCGACTTCCAGCTGGTTTCGGCCAACGAGGTCATCGAGATGGATGTGCCGGTTGCTGTGGAAGGTGATGCCATCGGTGTTGAAAAGGGCGGCAAGCTCCAGATTATCCGCCACAGCCTCACCGTTAAAGGCAAGCCCGGAGACATGCCTGCGCACGTCACAATCGATGTCACGGCACTCGAGATCGGCCACAGCATCCACGTCAGGGAGATCCCTGCCACAGCGTTCCCCGGACTCGAAATCATGGATGACCGCGACACTCCTGTCGTCACCGTCCTTGCATCGAAGAAAGAGGCCGAAGCGACAGAGGCAGTTGCCGGCGCTACCCCGGAAGGCGCAGCCTGA
- the lpxD gene encoding UDP-3-O-(3-hydroxymyristoyl)glucosamine N-acyltransferase, producing the protein MTIQEIRQYLTQFFDPVELVGEGDAVIAGPAKIESAARGEVSFIANEKYLRYLSLTSASLVIVHRSVDVSLYAGERSFLKVSDPYTAFVFVLQKFARPRTLAKPGVAPTAAIGGGVSLGEGVAVGEHAVIGDRCSIGAGTVIAPNAVIMHDVKIGEGCTIFPQVTIYDGTLIGDRVVIHAGSVIGADGFGFAPQPDGSYVKIPQMGVVEIGDDAEIGANATIDRATMGSTVIAKGVKVDNLVQVAHNCRIGEHTVIAAQAGISGSTIMGRGCMIGGQAGFAGHLELADRTHVAAQAGVSKSFLEPGTALRGYPAQPMREQLRHEAMLRHLGSMKEKIDRIDRELKEQGASRD; encoded by the coding sequence ATGACCATTCAAGAAATCCGCCAGTACCTTACCCAGTTTTTCGATCCTGTTGAACTGGTTGGTGAGGGTGATGCCGTGATAGCCGGGCCGGCCAAAATCGAGTCTGCTGCCCGGGGCGAGGTCAGCTTCATAGCAAATGAGAAGTATCTCCGCTACCTTTCCCTCACCTCGGCATCGCTGGTCATCGTCCACCGCTCCGTCGATGTCTCCCTTTACGCCGGAGAACGCTCGTTCCTGAAGGTGTCCGATCCCTATACCGCTTTTGTTTTTGTGCTCCAGAAATTTGCCCGCCCGAGAACGCTTGCCAAGCCGGGCGTTGCACCGACGGCGGCGATTGGCGGGGGGGTATCGCTCGGCGAGGGGGTTGCGGTCGGTGAGCACGCGGTAATCGGCGACCGGTGCTCGATAGGCGCCGGAACGGTGATCGCTCCGAACGCCGTCATCATGCATGACGTGAAGATCGGTGAGGGCTGCACCATCTTTCCTCAGGTCACCATTTACGATGGAACCCTCATCGGCGACCGGGTGGTCATCCATGCCGGCAGCGTCATCGGTGCTGACGGATTCGGATTCGCTCCTCAGCCTGATGGTTCCTATGTGAAGATTCCGCAGATGGGGGTCGTTGAGATCGGCGACGATGCCGAAATCGGCGCCAACGCCACGATCGACCGCGCCACCATGGGCAGCACCGTGATTGCAAAAGGGGTGAAGGTCGACAACCTGGTGCAGGTGGCGCACAACTGCCGCATCGGCGAACACACCGTCATTGCCGCTCAGGCGGGCATTTCAGGAAGCACCATCATGGGCCGCGGCTGCATGATCGGCGGGCAGGCGGGTTTTGCCGGCCATCTCGAGCTTGCCGACCGCACCCACGTGGCAGCCCAGGCCGGGGTGTCGAAATCCTTTCTTGAGCCGGGAACGGCTCTCCGCGGCTATCCTGCCCAGCCTATGCGCGAACAGCTTCGCCATGAGGCAATGCTCCGCCATCTCGGATCGATGAAGGAGAAGATTGATCGCATCGACAGGGAACTCAAAGAGCAGGGCGCTTCACGGGACTGA
- the rpmG gene encoding 50S ribosomal protein L33, giving the protein MAKGKENRIVITLECTEAKKEGKTVSRYSTTKNKKNTTDRLVLKKYNPNLQRHTLHKEIK; this is encoded by the coding sequence ATGGCCAAAGGAAAAGAAAACAGAATCGTCATCACGCTTGAGTGCACTGAAGCCAAAAAAGAAGGAAAGACGGTTTCGAGGTACAGCACGACGAAAAACAAAAAGAACACCACCGACAGGCTCGTCCTGAAGAAATACAACCCCAACCTGCAGCGCCACACCCTGCACAAGGAGATCAAGTAA
- a CDS encoding ComEC/Rec2 family competence protein has product MKKKNIRNNGLGRVKIIRPFHAPPSSGLAPYPALRLLAAVVAGILAGTRHPFSLDIWIVAFSVALALTAIGLALSFRRPSGRFPDPFTTIFYLALVFTAFGAYGDFLFNHVPRRGLLEQAGSSVVVSGRIDGRPAVSSRGTAFVLDISSIYADGAEKAMHDRASVYVRNPKAEVLPLRDGDLVLVRGAVGIPGGPANRGEFDPHRRARLQRVSASIYCQGPWQILHEGGRDIGTFDRLFVDPVHDYVINTLGEFFPDGPRRQFMAGVLVGQRAGLDEDLGEAFQRTGTAHILAVSGLHVGLIVLVVNLLLHRLRVTGPGRWAVFLLTAFVLIIYGSVAGGAPSVRRASLMTMALLGGGVSGRKAFPLNSLALADVLLLSFDPLELFNPGFQMTNGAVAGILLLLPRLHPPAGSGGGLLAGGWHALRGSLSLTVAATVGVAPVIAMYFGSVSIVGIAANLPVVFFSSLMVYALLPMLLVNLVSGPVASLFASSAVYFSGLAIDAARWFSAVPFASVPFSVGAAGALVWYALLAALLLFMMSARRAGAVLLLLAVADILVWVPLFSGGLAGPPSAVTVNLGRDVAMLFSSGRESVMIDAGRDERAFGRIANQAQGYGLPPLSAAVAFALKDSVISRVPVARLMLSADSVLSLPSIVAFRPAGGVLRVWSRHRSLLMVKGLEGLFTSGGALRRADIAVVRLHRFRRKDEAALSGWIGDVAPGSCILIPGPLMPKKERGFLGSFARRNPRVQIRSKTAQAVFR; this is encoded by the coding sequence TTGAAAAAGAAGAATATACGAAACAATGGCTTAGGGCGCGTAAAAATTATACGCCCGTTCCATGCACCCCCCTCCTCCGGGCTTGCTCCCTATCCTGCGCTCCGCCTTCTTGCTGCTGTTGTTGCCGGCATTCTCGCCGGAACCCGCCACCCCTTTTCCCTTGACATATGGATTGTGGCATTCAGTGTGGCACTTGCCCTGACTGCGATCGGACTTGCTCTCAGCTTCCGCCGTCCTTCCGGCCGTTTTCCCGATCCTTTCACGACGATCTTCTATCTGGCCCTGGTTTTTACGGCGTTTGGCGCGTATGGTGACTTTCTTTTCAATCATGTACCCCGCCGGGGCCTGCTTGAGCAGGCCGGCAGCTCTGTCGTGGTATCAGGCAGGATCGATGGGCGTCCGGCAGTTTCCTCTCGCGGCACCGCATTCGTTCTGGATATTTCGAGCATTTACGCGGACGGGGCGGAAAAAGCGATGCATGACAGGGCTTCCGTCTACGTCAGGAACCCGAAGGCGGAGGTGCTCCCGCTCCGGGACGGGGATCTGGTGCTGGTCAGAGGGGCGGTGGGGATCCCGGGCGGCCCGGCCAATCGCGGCGAGTTCGATCCGCACCGGAGAGCACGCCTGCAGCGTGTTTCGGCATCGATCTACTGCCAGGGCCCATGGCAGATCCTGCATGAGGGAGGTCGCGACATCGGGACGTTCGACCGGTTGTTCGTGGATCCTGTCCACGACTATGTCATCAACACCCTTGGGGAGTTTTTCCCTGACGGTCCCCGCCGTCAGTTCATGGCAGGGGTGCTGGTCGGGCAAAGGGCAGGGCTGGATGAGGATCTCGGTGAAGCGTTCCAGAGGACAGGAACTGCGCACATCCTCGCCGTGTCGGGGCTCCATGTCGGTCTTATTGTGCTTGTTGTCAATCTGCTCCTGCACCGCCTTCGGGTGACGGGTCCCGGACGCTGGGCAGTTTTTCTTTTGACGGCCTTTGTGCTCATCATCTACGGTTCGGTGGCCGGCGGCGCGCCTTCGGTGCGGCGTGCCTCCCTCATGACGATGGCGCTGCTCGGGGGCGGAGTGTCGGGCAGAAAGGCTTTTCCCCTGAACTCCCTCGCTCTTGCCGATGTTCTCCTCCTTTCGTTCGATCCCCTTGAACTGTTCAATCCGGGCTTCCAGATGACCAATGGAGCCGTTGCCGGCATACTCCTCCTTCTTCCGAGGCTGCATCCGCCAGCCGGGAGCGGAGGCGGGCTTCTGGCCGGCGGATGGCATGCACTCCGTGGAAGCCTTTCCCTGACGGTTGCAGCGACCGTGGGGGTCGCTCCCGTCATCGCCATGTATTTCGGCAGTGTCTCGATCGTTGGAATCGCAGCCAACCTGCCGGTCGTCTTTTTCTCATCACTGATGGTCTACGCCCTCCTGCCGATGCTCCTCGTGAACCTCGTTTCAGGCCCGGTTGCGTCCCTCTTTGCTTCTTCGGCAGTCTATTTTTCGGGCCTTGCCATTGATGCGGCCAGGTGGTTCAGCGCTGTGCCCTTTGCTTCGGTGCCCTTCAGTGTTGGCGCAGCGGGTGCGCTGGTCTGGTATGCGCTCCTTGCCGCACTGCTGCTGTTTATGATGTCCGCAAGGCGAGCAGGAGCCGTCTTGCTGCTGCTCGCCGTGGCTGACATCCTCGTCTGGGTGCCACTGTTTTCAGGCGGGTTGGCTGGTCCGCCTTCGGCCGTGACGGTCAACCTCGGCAGGGATGTCGCGATGCTGTTCAGTTCCGGCAGGGAGAGCGTGATGATAGATGCCGGTCGGGATGAACGCGCCTTCGGGCGCATAGCAAATCAGGCGCAAGGGTATGGCCTTCCCCCCCTCAGTGCGGCTGTAGCGTTTGCGCTCAAGGACTCCGTGATCTCCCGTGTACCCGTTGCACGTCTAATGCTCTCGGCCGACAGCGTGCTCTCTCTGCCTTCCATTGTCGCATTCCGTCCAGCAGGGGGTGTGCTCCGGGTATGGAGCCGCCATCGTTCGCTGCTTATGGTGAAGGGTTTAGAGGGGCTCTTCACTTCGGGTGGGGCATTGCGGCGCGCTGACATTGCCGTGGTTCGGCTGCACCGGTTTAGGCGGAAAGACGAGGCGGCGTTGTCAGGCTGGATTGGCGATGTTGCGCCCGGCAGCTGTATTCTCATACCGGGTCCGCTGATGCCTAAAAAAGAGAGGGGTTTTCTTGGCAGTTTTGCCCGGCGGAACCCCCGGGTGCAAATCCGTTCGAAAACGGCACAGGCGGTGTTCAGGTAA
- a CDS encoding zinc ribbon domain-containing protein, with protein MDHTKINLLVRLQHLDNQIEKIVSLQKGLPEEISALEEDLAFTTRQIAARSKTAEEHLKLRQSFNEIINGCHERIQSFKEKQTLARNNKEYDALSKQIEYEEKEIAQAEIRLQDISQGEQRKEELQKKGRQLIEENRYDEMTEEMMPDDVLKQQLTDLDKQVEHKKEELNSIVIETEDEVQQLRKKIEAQRAIINTEAKRLLDKYDHLRSGTLQNAVVRLNRNACSGCNTRVPTNRHTMIVQGGFYLCESCGRIVVHERLFEEAEG; from the coding sequence GTGGATCATACGAAAATCAACCTCCTCGTCAGGCTGCAGCACCTTGACAACCAGATAGAAAAAATCGTCAGCCTCCAGAAAGGCCTGCCTGAAGAGATCAGCGCCCTGGAAGAGGACCTGGCGTTCACAACCCGCCAGATCGCAGCCCGCAGCAAAACCGCCGAGGAGCACCTGAAGCTCCGCCAGTCGTTCAATGAAATCATCAACGGCTGCCACGAGAGGATCCAATCCTTCAAGGAGAAACAGACCCTTGCCAGGAACAACAAGGAGTATGATGCCCTCTCCAAGCAGATCGAGTACGAAGAAAAGGAGATCGCCCAGGCCGAAATACGTCTGCAGGACATCAGCCAGGGAGAACAGCGCAAGGAAGAGCTCCAGAAAAAAGGCCGCCAGCTGATTGAGGAAAACCGTTACGACGAAATGACGGAAGAGATGATGCCCGACGATGTCCTCAAGCAGCAGCTGACCGATCTGGATAAGCAGGTCGAACATAAAAAAGAGGAACTCAACAGCATCGTCATCGAGACCGAGGACGAGGTCCAGCAGCTCCGGAAGAAAATCGAAGCGCAGAGAGCGATCATCAATACTGAAGCCAAGCGCCTTCTCGACAAATATGACCACCTCCGCAGCGGCACCCTCCAGAATGCCGTGGTCCGCCTGAACCGCAACGCATGCTCAGGCTGCAACACCCGTGTGCCTACCAACCGTCACACCATGATTGTGCAGGGCGGGTTCTACCTCTGCGAGTCATGCGGCCGCATCGTCGTCCACGAACGACTGTTCGAAGAAGCTGAAGGCTGA
- a CDS encoding ribose-phosphate pyrophosphokinase yields the protein MAKPIKIFAGRSNPALAEKIAAYLDMPLCNAKAENFSDGEISVNYFESIRGSDMFIIQSTNPPADSLMELLIMIDAARRSSAARITAVIPYYGYARQDRKDKPRVAITAKLVANLLTEAGANRILTMDLHAAQIQGFFDIPFDHLYSSVVLIEYVRHKEFRDNLVVASPDVGGVKLARKFAEELGTDLVIVDKRRPKANVAEVMNIIGDVSGKNVLLVDDMIDTAGTLVNAAKAIREAGGLKIYAAATHPILSGPAIERINASILEKVIVTDSVVTGHEYSPKIETVTVSNLFGEAIKRIYEDDSVSCLFDSKNITQKITNNH from the coding sequence ATGGCAAAACCCATTAAAATTTTTGCAGGCCGCAGTAACCCGGCGCTTGCAGAAAAGATTGCCGCCTATCTCGACATGCCCCTTTGCAACGCAAAGGCGGAGAACTTCTCCGATGGCGAGATTTCCGTCAACTATTTCGAGTCGATCCGGGGCTCCGACATGTTCATCATCCAGTCGACCAACCCCCCGGCCGACAGCCTGATGGAACTGCTCATCATGATCGACGCCGCAAGGCGCTCTTCCGCGGCAAGGATTACCGCCGTCATCCCCTATTACGGATACGCGCGCCAGGATCGAAAGGACAAGCCGAGGGTGGCCATCACGGCAAAGCTTGTAGCCAACCTCCTCACCGAGGCCGGCGCAAACCGCATCCTGACCATGGATCTCCATGCAGCGCAGATCCAGGGCTTCTTCGACATTCCCTTCGACCATCTCTACTCAAGCGTCGTCCTCATCGAGTACGTCCGTCACAAGGAGTTCCGCGACAACCTGGTGGTCGCATCCCCTGACGTCGGTGGCGTAAAGCTCGCCAGGAAGTTCGCCGAAGAGCTCGGCACCGACCTTGTCATTGTCGACAAACGGCGCCCCAAGGCCAATGTAGCTGAAGTCATGAACATCATCGGTGACGTCAGCGGCAAGAACGTACTGCTCGTCGATGACATGATCGACACGGCCGGAACCCTCGTCAACGCAGCCAAAGCCATCCGGGAAGCCGGCGGCCTGAAGATATACGCCGCAGCCACCCACCCGATCCTGTCGGGACCGGCCATCGAGAGAATCAATGCCTCGATACTTGAGAAGGTCATCGTCACCGATTCGGTGGTCACCGGCCACGAATACTCGCCGAAAATCGAAACCGTCACGGTCAGCAACCTGTTCGGCGAGGCGATCAAACGCATTTATGAAGATGATTCCGTCAGCTGCCTGTTCGACAGCAAGAACATCACCCAGAAAATCACGAACAACCACTAA